One region of Trichosurus vulpecula isolate mTriVul1 chromosome 1, mTriVul1.pri, whole genome shotgun sequence genomic DNA includes:
- the HCAR2 gene encoding hydroxycarboxylic acid receptor 2: MNSKNCCVFRDEFIPRVLPPVLGLEFVFGTIGNGLALWAFCFSLKSWKSSRIFLFNLAVADLLLIFCLPFLTDNYVRKWDWKFGDIPCRLMLFMLAMNRQGSIIFLTVVAVDRYFRVVHPHHALNKLSNRTAAVISFLLWGVTIALTGHLLVTSHVKKMGDSQFCSSFAICPTFGWHDAMFLLEFFLPLGIIIFCSASIIGSLRRRQLDKQAKIKRAIRFVMVVAIVFVICFLPSVAVRIRIFWLLYSQGTSDCKIYRSADLAFYITLSFTYMNSMLDPLVYYFSSPSFPNFFSKLITCHLCQKSAGDTDNNRSTSAELTGDFCQTNSTCGNTTTRPSLPDALITDSSVEWNPINTAPTSP; the protein is encoded by the coding sequence ATGAACAGCAAAAACTGCTGTGTCTTCCGTGATGAATTTATTCCTCGGGTGTTGCCCccagtgctggggctggagtttGTGTTTGGAACCATTGGCAATGGGCTGGCCCTGTGGGCTTTCTGCTTCTCCCTGAAGTCCTGGAAATCCAGCCGGATCTTCCTTTTCAACCTGGCTGTGGCTGACTTACTTCTGATCTTCTGTCTTCCCTTCCTGACGGATAACTATGTCAGGAAATGGGACTGGAAGTTTGGTGACATCCCTTGCCGGCTGATGCTCTTCATGCTGGCCATGAACCGGCAGGGCAGCATTATCTTCCTCACGGTTGTGGCTGTGGACCGGTACTTTCGGGTGGTGCACCCCCATCATGCACTGAACAAGCTATCCAATAGGACAGCAGCCGTCATCAGCTTCCTTCTGTGGGGTGTCACCATTGCCCTTACTGGCCACCTCCTCGTCACCTCCCATGTGAAAAAGATGGGGGACTCACAGTTCTGCAGCAGCTTTGCCATCTGCCCAACCTTTGGTTGGCATGATGCCATGTTTCTCCTGGAGTTCTTCCTGCCCCTTGGCATCATTATATTCTGCTCCGCCAGCATCATCGGGAGCCTTCGGAGGAGGCAGTTGGACAAGCAGGCTAAGATCAAGCGGGCCATCCGATTCGTCATGGTGGTCGCCATCGTCTTTGTGATCTGCTTTTTGCCTAGTGTGGCTGTGAGAATACGAATCTTCTGGCTCCTCTACTCCCAGGGCACCAGTGACTGTAAGATCTACCGCTCGGCAGACCTGGCCTTCTATATCACCCTCAGCTTCACCTACATGAATAGCATGCTGGACCCCCTGGTATACTActtctccagtccatctttcCCCAACTTCTTCTCCAAGCTGATCACTTGCCATCTTTGTCAAAAGTCAGCAGGGGACACTGATAACAACCGCAGCACCAGTGCGGAGCTCACAGGGGACTTTTGCCAGACCAATTCCACTTGTGGAAATACCACCACCAGACCGAGTCTGCCAGATGCATTAATAACCGACTCCAGTGTGGAATGGAACCCTATAAATACGGCCCCGACATCTCCCTAA